A genomic segment from Burkholderia plantarii encodes:
- a CDS encoding substrate-binding domain-containing protein produces the protein MKSSKRKICQVLALVVTGLGATAAMAAGPVVQGGGSSLVAPTIQAEIANFSTSVGAFTYFSVGSGAGQNAFLNNQPTFFGAGVTGTVDFANSDAALLASQVSGYTLAGSSGPLIQIPYIVTAITIPVVNNGQTITSTTTPQTTPGQSHSIALNDNDLCGVFSGKLTNWNQVTNPETGSAYSTSAPITVVYRTDGSGTTELLTRHLSQVCSTGTGGNSNVSFVDSLTFTDSFHGAALPSNFTGASGSGGVRAAITNASGATVAYLSPDYTNTFLAPSSSVTTSAGAAQLQVASLVNAQDGVYYAPTYQNATTAIGTVAAPAGQQATNPLNWVPAAGNPTSGYPVAGTSQIIVSQCYKDPNVTSAVSIFLSTHYTNSGFAAIIHGNGFDTVPSSYLSAIQSDFLGSGNSLNLNIGNGNVCTGSVAGR, from the coding sequence ATGAAGTCCAGCAAGCGCAAGATCTGTCAAGTTTTGGCCCTCGTCGTCACGGGTCTCGGTGCAACGGCCGCCATGGCTGCCGGTCCGGTCGTGCAAGGTGGCGGCTCGTCGCTCGTCGCTCCGACGATCCAGGCCGAAATCGCCAACTTCAGCACGTCGGTCGGCGCATTCACGTACTTCTCGGTCGGTTCGGGCGCAGGTCAAAATGCCTTCCTGAACAACCAGCCGACGTTCTTCGGCGCCGGCGTGACGGGCACGGTCGACTTCGCGAACAGCGATGCCGCCCTGCTGGCCTCGCAAGTGTCGGGCTACACGCTCGCCGGCTCGAGCGGCCCGCTGATCCAGATCCCGTACATCGTCACGGCCATCACGATCCCGGTCGTCAACAACGGCCAAACGATCACCAGCACGACCACCCCGCAAACGACGCCGGGCCAGTCGCACAGCATCGCGCTGAACGACAACGACCTGTGCGGCGTGTTCTCGGGCAAGCTGACGAACTGGAACCAGGTGACGAATCCGGAAACGGGCTCGGCCTACTCGACCAGCGCCCCGATCACGGTGGTCTATCGCACCGACGGCAGCGGCACGACCGAACTGCTGACCCGCCACCTGTCGCAAGTGTGCTCGACCGGCACGGGCGGCAACTCGAACGTGTCGTTCGTCGACTCGCTGACGTTCACGGATTCGTTCCACGGTGCAGCCCTGCCGTCGAACTTCACCGGCGCGAGCGGCAGCGGCGGCGTGCGTGCGGCGATCACGAACGCCAGCGGCGCGACGGTTGCCTACCTGAGCCCGGACTACACGAACACGTTCCTGGCCCCGTCCAGCTCGGTCACGACGTCGGCCGGCGCTGCCCAGCTGCAAGTGGCCAGCCTGGTGAACGCGCAAGACGGCGTGTACTACGCACCGACCTATCAGAACGCGACGACGGCCATCGGCACGGTCGCCGCGCCGGCCGGCCAACAAGCCACCAACCCGCTGAACTGGGTTCCGGCTGCCGGCAACCCGACGTCGGGTTACCCGGTCGCGGGCACGAGCCAGATCATCGTCAGCCAGTGCTACAAGGATCCGAACGTGACGAGCGCCGTGTCGATCTTCCTGAGCACGCACTACACGAACTCGGGCTTCGCCGCGATCATCCATGGCAACGGTTTCGATACGGTGCCGTCGTCCTACCTGTCCGCGATCCAGAGCGACTTCCTGGGTTCGGGCAACAGCCTCAACCTGAACATCGGCAACGGCAACGTCTGCACGGGTTCGGTCGCTGGTCGCTAA